A genomic segment from Verrucomicrobiia bacterium encodes:
- a CDS encoding PQQ-binding-like beta-propeller repeat protein: MTQLPNERNLRILIAILSWLSCFELHPRLRASGGPLLWHWSASGALTAPVVLTNGHVIVAVNRRGPLDQPPDLGRIFAVAPGGTEVWSRPHATIGLANPTVGPDGRIWITVNRGGTNLLLALNAEGAVLLETPATAASGTLSVGNDGTVVCLGRSRFLTPQFEVYSPDGVLLWTSNLSSVPGGAPGQYSLQADGTVLVNTVALTAYEPHGQIRWRLASEGAQWSAPALASDDRVVVLNGLNELMALQMDGTPLWTNRLAIGRGSPTGPVVDAEGHIFVTDSRSVLHALDAAGNELWQRPLPEPTPYPPLLDRDGHLLVAASGGIMILRKTGEPLEPIILSGQPTQPPVLTEDGQLLVVIASELFAYQAPSGLDTAAPWPMGRHDPRGTSSRPGPVLPPPAPVVQAPIAHANRVRFEIEPVGRPAAYELWRGDDTGFAGAVRIAEFPVGVRSLVDATAEPGRTYQYWIRARNSGGLSPFTGPVEGRSVSIPRRWQFSPVGHRPPAVAPNGTIYASGPSELTALRPDGSVLWSLPEIFGQPVVAADGTVVIRGPGMLYSISPLGTTNWSVENGASVFSTPAVDVEGRILTPGAGEHFVVYDSDGRIQWQSVVGEFASSSPSIAADGVVALPTRDLGLMLWRPDGSELPGTPLEFNVESFLAPPWGREGELLLPEGGLQAIRRDGTVSWQVNSLQSIESDPAVAADGSVFVRLNRMETPQSLPGHWICALDPDGTIRWQEPTDTLAGTPVLTAGGLVLVSGLDSIRALRATDGEPVWILETTYSAPVRSPVLDVDGTLLVTSGDVLEAYDLGEAPADAPWPMHRQNPRQSASVQRPEGAVTLAVDSVGASEATFSVVAPPPTAILMTSTDLRRWRRLATLAIEGGRASHSVIVGEEEAGFYRVILP, encoded by the coding sequence ATGACCCAGCTTCCAAACGAGCGGAACCTCCGCATCCTGATCGCGATCCTGTCCTGGCTTTCCTGCTTCGAGCTGCATCCACGGCTCCGCGCCAGCGGGGGGCCGTTGCTGTGGCACTGGTCGGCGTCGGGAGCGCTGACCGCGCCCGTGGTGCTCACCAATGGTCACGTGATCGTGGCGGTCAACCGGCGCGGTCCGCTGGACCAGCCGCCCGATCTCGGACGGATCTTTGCGGTGGCACCCGGAGGCACCGAGGTTTGGAGCCGGCCCCACGCGACGATTGGGCTCGCCAACCCCACGGTGGGTCCGGACGGACGGATCTGGATCACCGTGAATCGCGGCGGGACCAACCTCCTGCTGGCCCTCAACGCCGAGGGGGCGGTGCTCCTCGAAACGCCGGCAACCGCAGCCAGTGGCACCCTCTCGGTGGGTAACGACGGCACCGTGGTCTGCCTGGGGCGTTCCCGCTTCCTGACACCCCAGTTTGAGGTGTACAGCCCGGACGGCGTGCTGTTGTGGACGTCCAACCTCTCGTCGGTACCGGGAGGAGCGCCTGGCCAGTACAGCCTTCAGGCAGACGGCACCGTGCTGGTGAACACGGTCGCCCTGACCGCCTATGAGCCCCATGGACAGATCCGCTGGCGCCTGGCGTCCGAAGGTGCGCAGTGGAGCGCGCCGGCGCTGGCGTCCGATGACCGCGTGGTCGTCCTCAACGGTCTCAATGAGCTGATGGCCCTTCAGATGGATGGCACACCCCTCTGGACCAATCGGCTGGCGATCGGAAGAGGATCGCCAACGGGGCCTGTCGTGGACGCCGAAGGTCACATTTTCGTCACGGATTCCAGGTCGGTGCTGCACGCGCTGGATGCCGCGGGCAACGAGCTCTGGCAGCGGCCCCTTCCGGAGCCGACACCGTACCCGCCGTTGCTGGACCGAGACGGTCACCTGCTCGTTGCCGCGAGCGGGGGCATCATGATTCTTCGCAAGACCGGAGAACCCCTGGAACCGATCATTCTGTCCGGGCAGCCGACGCAGCCGCCGGTTCTCACGGAGGACGGACAACTGCTGGTGGTCATTGCCTCCGAATTGTTCGCCTATCAGGCGCCCTCCGGACTCGACACCGCCGCGCCCTGGCCAATGGGGCGCCATGATCCGCGCGGCACATCGAGCCGTCCCGGGCCGGTCCTGCCACCACCAGCCCCGGTGGTCCAGGCGCCGATTGCCCATGCCAATCGCGTCCGCTTCGAGATCGAACCCGTAGGGCGGCCTGCGGCCTACGAACTCTGGAGGGGCGACGACACCGGCTTCGCCGGGGCGGTTCGGATCGCCGAGTTCCCGGTCGGGGTTCGCAGCCTGGTGGATGCCACGGCGGAGCCCGGACGCACCTACCAGTACTGGATTCGCGCCCGGAACTCCGGCGGCTTGAGCCCGTTCACCGGGCCGGTTGAGGGCCGCAGTGTCTCCATTCCCCGGCGCTGGCAGTTCTCACCCGTCGGTCACCGACCTCCCGCGGTGGCGCCCAACGGCACCATCTACGCTTCGGGTCCCTCCGAACTCACCGCCCTCAGGCCGGACGGCTCGGTCCTCTGGTCCCTTCCCGAAATCTTCGGGCAACCGGTCGTCGCTGCGGACGGGACCGTCGTCATTCGCGGACCGGGAATGCTGTATTCCATCTCCCCATTGGGAACCACCAACTGGTCCGTTGAGAACGGTGCGTCGGTGTTTTCCACGCCAGCCGTTGATGTCGAGGGACGGATTCTGACCCCGGGGGCCGGCGAGCACTTCGTGGTGTACGACTCCGATGGACGGATTCAGTGGCAGTCCGTCGTTGGCGAGTTCGCCTCCAGTTCGCCTTCCATTGCGGCAGACGGGGTTGTGGCGTTGCCCACTCGGGACCTGGGTCTGATGTTGTGGCGTCCGGACGGCTCCGAACTGCCCGGCACGCCCCTGGAGTTCAATGTGGAGTCATTTCTGGCGCCGCCCTGGGGTCGCGAGGGCGAGCTCCTGCTGCCGGAAGGCGGGCTCCAAGCCATTCGGCGGGACGGGACGGTGTCCTGGCAGGTGAACTCCCTGCAGTCCATAGAATCCGATCCCGCAGTGGCCGCGGACGGGAGCGTGTTCGTCCGATTGAACCGGATGGAAACCCCGCAATCCCTCCCCGGCCATTGGATTTGCGCGCTGGATCCGGACGGCACGATTCGGTGGCAAGAGCCGACAGACACCCTTGCCGGCACACCGGTCCTGACGGCGGGCGGCCTGGTGCTGGTGAGCGGGTTGGACTCCATCCGGGCTTTGCGCGCGACCGACGGAGAACCGGTGTGGATCCTTGAAACGACCTATTCCGCGCCGGTCCGCTCGCCGGTCCTTGATGTGGACGGGACACTGCTGGTGACCTCGGGCGATGTGCTGGAGGCCTATGATCTGGGTGAGGCCCCTGCGGACGCGCCGTGGCCGATGCATCGCCAGAATCCCCGGCAGTCGGCATCGGTCCAGCGTCCCGAGGGTGCGGTCACCCTCGCGGTGGACTCCGTGGGTGCGTCCGAGGCGACCTTTTCCGTGGTGGCACCCCCGCCCACGGCCATTCTGATGACCTCCACGGATCTCCGGCGGTGGCGCCGACTGGCCACGCTTGCCATTGAGGGCGGCAGGGCCAGTCACTCGGTGATCGTTGGCGAAGAGGAGGCCGGCTTCTACCGCGTGATCCTTCCGTAG
- a CDS encoding winged helix-turn-helix transcriptional regulator — translation MSLPLNARTGRRVAVIKALAHPSRLAIAEALQEGERCVCDLRDLVGADLSTVSKHLTVMREAGLLEMEKRGLNVFYRLSCPCLLSFLDCVDRLTPVRDRRAARK, via the coding sequence ATGTCCCTGCCGTTGAACGCTAGAACCGGCCGCCGCGTGGCGGTGATCAAGGCCCTCGCCCACCCGTCCCGCCTCGCCATCGCCGAGGCGCTCCAGGAGGGTGAACGGTGCGTGTGCGACCTGCGCGATCTCGTGGGCGCCGACCTGTCCACGGTCTCCAAACACCTCACGGTCATGCGCGAGGCGGGGTTGCTCGAAATGGAGAAGCGCGGACTCAACGTCTTTTACCGCCTGAGCTGCCCGTGCCTTCTGAGCTTCCTGGACTGCGTGGACCGCCTGACGCCGGTCCGGGACCGGCGCGCCGCGAGGAAGTGA
- the rplM gene encoding 50S ribosomal protein L13 — protein sequence MKTFLPKVDVQRRRWRVIDAKGAVLGRLAVQVADALRGKDKPSFTPHLDAGDFVVVVNAEQVVLTGNKETAKQYMSYSGWKGGEKYRTAAQVREKHPERLVHHAVRGMLPKNRLGDRLITKLKVCIGPTHQYAAQKPEPMAYTR from the coding sequence ATGAAGACCTTTCTTCCCAAGGTGGATGTACAGCGGCGCAGATGGCGCGTGATTGACGCCAAGGGCGCCGTGTTGGGCCGTCTCGCGGTCCAGGTTGCGGACGCCCTGCGCGGCAAGGACAAACCGTCGTTCACGCCGCATCTCGACGCGGGTGACTTTGTGGTGGTGGTCAATGCCGAGCAGGTGGTGCTGACCGGCAACAAGGAGACCGCCAAGCAATACATGAGCTACTCCGGCTGGAAGGGCGGCGAAAAGTACCGCACCGCCGCCCAGGTCCGCGAGAAGCATCCCGAGCGGCTGGTCCATCACGCCGTGCGCGGGATGCTCCCCAAGAACCGTCTCGGGGACCGCCTGATCACCAAGCTCAAGGTGTGCATCGGGCCCACCCACCAGTACGCAGCCCAGAAGCCGGAACCCATGGCGTACACCCGCTGA
- the larC gene encoding nickel pincer cofactor biosynthesis protein LarC, translated as MQTLYLDVFSGLSGDMFLGAMLDLGVDFRALDRELKQLKLGGYHLHAGRGRRDSIEGCKFDVHLEDGHACDHDHGDDHSHDHSQSHDHGPGPAHSHVGQRTFREIRDLIQRSPLAAWVREKAVAVFHRVAVAEGKIHGVAPEEVHFHEVGAVDSIVDIVGACIALDLLGRPRVLASPVVEGTGWVTCAHGRFPIPTAATLEILGARGIALTQCEEPHELLTPTGAALLAEFSESFAPMAGLVPRKIGYGLGSRNHRTRPNVVRAVLADSPEVMVADHDWETDTVVVLETNLDDSTGEVLGHLVESTLKAGALDVFHTPIQMKKNRPGVLLTVLCAASDADRFTERLLRHTSAFGVRRATWERRKLRREVVRVRTGFGEIPVKLGRLDGEVVHAAPEFDACRDKAVQAGVSVQTVLDAARVAARDLR; from the coding sequence ATGCAAACCCTCTATCTCGATGTGTTCAGCGGTCTCAGCGGCGACATGTTCCTAGGGGCGATGCTTGATCTTGGCGTGGATTTCCGGGCGCTGGATCGCGAATTGAAGCAGTTGAAGCTCGGAGGGTACCACCTGCACGCAGGCCGCGGACGCAGGGACTCCATTGAGGGCTGCAAATTCGATGTGCACCTGGAGGACGGGCACGCCTGCGACCACGACCACGGCGATGATCACAGCCACGACCACAGCCAGAGTCACGATCACGGTCCTGGACCCGCTCATTCCCACGTCGGACAGCGCACTTTCCGGGAAATTCGCGACCTGATTCAGCGAAGTCCTCTGGCCGCCTGGGTGCGCGAAAAGGCCGTGGCCGTGTTCCACCGGGTCGCCGTCGCCGAAGGCAAGATTCATGGCGTGGCCCCGGAGGAGGTGCACTTCCATGAGGTCGGTGCCGTGGATTCAATTGTGGATATCGTCGGGGCGTGCATTGCCCTCGACCTGCTCGGACGTCCCCGCGTGCTCGCAAGCCCGGTGGTCGAGGGCACCGGATGGGTCACCTGCGCCCACGGACGCTTCCCCATTCCGACCGCCGCCACCCTCGAGATCCTGGGGGCGCGCGGCATTGCGCTCACCCAATGTGAGGAACCGCACGAACTGCTCACCCCCACCGGGGCCGCCCTGCTGGCCGAGTTTTCAGAATCCTTTGCCCCGATGGCGGGACTTGTGCCGCGGAAGATCGGCTATGGTCTAGGCTCCCGAAACCACCGCACCCGTCCGAACGTCGTCCGCGCCGTGCTGGCCGACTCCCCGGAAGTCATGGTCGCGGATCACGACTGGGAAACCGACACCGTGGTCGTGCTGGAAACCAATCTCGACGACTCGACGGGCGAGGTGCTGGGCCACCTGGTGGAGTCCACCCTGAAAGCCGGGGCACTCGACGTCTTTCACACGCCGATCCAGATGAAGAAGAATCGTCCGGGAGTCCTGCTGACCGTGCTGTGCGCCGCCTCCGATGCCGACCGGTTCACGGAACGCCTGCTCCGGCACACCAGCGCCTTCGGCGTCCGCCGCGCCACATGGGAACGCCGCAAGCTGCGTCGTGAGGTGGTGCGGGTCCGGACCGGGTTTGGGGAGATCCCCGTCAAGCTTGGCCGACTGGATGGCGAAGTGGTCCACGCGGCGCCGGAGTTTGATGCCTGCCGCGACAAGGCCGTCCAGGCGGGGGTGTCCGTGCAGACCGTCCTCGATGCGGCACGCGTGGCGGCCCGTGATCTCAGGTGA
- a CDS encoding arsenate reductase ArsC, translating into MTQPTILILCTGNSCRSHLAEGILRAAVGDRFRIESAGSKPAGFVHPKAIEVMREIGVDLSGHRSKHLREFLNQPVDTVITVCGNADAVCPMFPGQVERHHWGFDDPARATGSEEEILAAFRRVRDEIRRVFEAYAAGLKAGIRLSNAPVCSP; encoded by the coding sequence ATGACCCAACCCACCATTCTGATCCTATGCACCGGCAATTCCTGCCGGAGCCACCTGGCCGAGGGCATTCTGCGCGCCGCGGTTGGCGACCGGTTCCGCATCGAGAGCGCGGGTTCCAAACCTGCCGGATTCGTTCACCCCAAGGCCATCGAGGTCATGCGGGAGATTGGCGTGGACCTTTCCGGGCACCGGAGCAAGCACCTACGCGAGTTTCTCAACCAACCAGTGGACACGGTGATCACCGTGTGCGGCAACGCGGACGCGGTGTGTCCGATGTTTCCGGGGCAGGTGGAGCGTCATCACTGGGGCTTTGATGATCCGGCCCGTGCGACGGGGTCGGAGGAGGAGATTTTGGCGGCGTTTCGTCGAGTCCGGGATGAGATCCGTCGCGTTTTTGAGGCGTATGCCGCCGGCCTGAAGGCCGGCATCCGCCTCTCCAATGCCCCCGTCTGTTCCCCATGA
- a CDS encoding DUF202 domain-containing protein, with protein MNDQPSLPPPVDPRIPLAAERTLLAWIRTGVGLMGFGLVVAKLRLFLDEILAVRGIATPVAQGASTLSGIVLVLLGTGVLVAATVRHQLYLRDLRRLGPDAPLHHRFPLLVAIALAVVGLLLAVNLRSTEASLHALPNPGPPATDVP; from the coding sequence GTGAACGACCAGCCTTCCCTCCCGCCGCCGGTGGATCCCCGGATTCCCCTTGCCGCCGAGCGGACGCTCCTGGCCTGGATCCGCACCGGGGTGGGGTTGATGGGATTCGGCCTGGTGGTGGCCAAACTGAGGCTGTTTCTTGATGAAATCCTTGCCGTCCGGGGCATCGCGACCCCGGTGGCCCAGGGAGCGTCCACTCTTTCGGGTATCGTCCTGGTCCTGCTGGGGACGGGCGTGCTGGTCGCGGCGACCGTCCGGCATCAACTCTACCTTCGCGACCTGCGCCGGTTGGGTCCGGATGCCCCGCTGCACCACCGGTTCCCGCTGCTGGTTGCCATCGCCCTCGCCGTCGTCGGATTGCTCCTGGCGGTCAACCTGCGATCCACGGAAGCATCCCTCCACGCGCTTCCCAACCCCGGCCCGCCCGCAACAGACGTCCCGTAA
- the rpsI gene encoding 30S ribosomal protein S9, with translation MSQTVPPVKHLGTGRRKTAVARVRLAPGTGSIVVNERPLEVYFPVESHRTAVNQPFAVTSTTGKFDVVISVKGGGPNGQAVACRHGIARALLTVDAALRPLLKAEKLLTRDPRMRERKKYGQPGARKRFQFSKR, from the coding sequence ATGTCCCAAACCGTCCCGCCCGTCAAACACCTCGGCACCGGACGCCGCAAGACCGCCGTGGCCCGGGTGCGCCTGGCTCCCGGCACCGGCTCCATCGTCGTCAACGAACGTCCTCTGGAGGTTTATTTTCCGGTGGAGTCCCACCGCACCGCAGTGAACCAGCCGTTCGCCGTGACCTCCACCACCGGCAAGTTCGATGTGGTGATTTCGGTCAAGGGGGGCGGACCCAACGGGCAGGCCGTCGCCTGCCGGCACGGCATCGCCCGTGCGCTGCTCACCGTGGACGCCGCCCTCCGGCCGCTGCTCAAGGCGGAGAAGCTGCTGACCCGCGATCCCCGGATGCGCGAGCGCAAGAAGTACGGCCAGCCGGGCGCCCGCAAGCGCTTCCAGTTCAGCAAACGCTGA
- a CDS encoding protein-tyrosine-phosphatase: MRTYLAEVHQAEADVPGVRRAELEKAARWIRSRLDAGETVQLTFICTHNSRRSHLAQVWAQAAAEYFGVRGIRTHSGGTEATACNSRTIAALRRAGFQIPDPPVAANPVYEIRFSEAQPPLKAFSKVYDRDGNPTSDYLALMCCSHADENCPIVRGASSRISLNYEDPKAFDGSPEEAATYDARCREIARDMVFMMSRARR; this comes from the coding sequence GTGCGCACCTATTTGGCGGAGGTGCACCAGGCGGAGGCGGACGTCCCGGGTGTCCGGCGAGCGGAACTTGAGAAGGCCGCCCGCTGGATCCGTTCCCGGCTGGACGCGGGGGAGACCGTTCAGTTGACCTTCATCTGCACCCACAACTCGCGTCGCAGCCATCTGGCCCAGGTGTGGGCGCAGGCCGCCGCCGAGTACTTCGGAGTACGCGGGATTCGCACCCATTCGGGAGGGACCGAGGCGACGGCGTGCAATTCTCGGACCATCGCCGCGTTGCGCCGTGCCGGATTTCAGATCCCGGATCCCCCGGTGGCGGCCAACCCGGTCTATGAAATCCGCTTCTCGGAGGCGCAGCCGCCCCTCAAGGCCTTCTCCAAGGTGTATGACCGCGATGGCAACCCGACATCGGACTACCTGGCCCTGATGTGTTGCAGCCATGCGGATGAGAACTGTCCGATCGTCCGGGGCGCCTCGTCGCGGATTTCTCTGAACTACGAGGATCCCAAGGCGTTCGACGGCTCGCCGGAGGAAGCGGCCACCTACGATGCGCGTTGCCGTGAGATTGCCCGGGACATGGTCTTCATGATGTCCCGAGCGCGGCGGTGA
- the argC gene encoding N-acetyl-gamma-glutamyl-phosphate reductase: protein MHECPAPIRAAIIGASGYSGEELVRLLLNHPHADLVAVTSRASAGQSVAEVFPRFASNPDARSLTFDEPDANALATRADVVFLALPHGVAAEFAVPLRAAGVIVIDLSADFRLRDAMVYREFYGHDHPAPDLLKEAVYGLPEVYRDRIRTASLIASPGCYPTSILLPILPLLRAGLIRSAGIIADSLSGVSGAGRKADADYLFCECNESVRPYGIPKHRHLSEIEQELTLAAGEPVTVQFTPHLIPVNRGILTTLYLAPTRHFTGADEAAALGKEIGDCYRTAYGQEPFVRLLEGRALPDTKNVAGTNVLEIAWRLDPRTGRLLVLSAEDNIIKGASGQAVQSMNLRFGFPETAGLV from the coding sequence ATGCACGAATGCCCAGCTCCCATCCGGGCCGCGATCATCGGTGCCTCCGGCTACTCCGGCGAGGAACTGGTGCGGCTGCTGCTCAACCATCCCCATGCGGACCTGGTGGCGGTGACCTCCCGGGCCAGCGCCGGACAGTCGGTCGCCGAGGTGTTCCCGCGGTTCGCCAGCAATCCGGACGCGCGGTCACTCACCTTTGACGAGCCCGATGCCAACGCGCTGGCCACCCGGGCCGACGTGGTCTTCCTGGCGCTGCCCCATGGAGTGGCAGCCGAATTCGCCGTCCCCCTGCGGGCTGCCGGTGTCATTGTGATTGATCTCAGCGCCGACTTCCGTCTGAGGGACGCCATGGTGTACCGGGAATTTTACGGGCACGATCACCCAGCGCCGGACCTGCTCAAGGAGGCGGTGTACGGCCTTCCCGAAGTGTACCGCGACCGCATTCGCACCGCCTCTCTCATCGCATCCCCGGGCTGCTATCCCACGAGCATCCTCCTGCCGATCCTGCCCCTGTTGCGCGCCGGACTGATCCGGTCCGCGGGCATCATCGCCGACTCCCTCAGCGGGGTGAGCGGGGCGGGGCGCAAGGCGGATGCCGACTATCTCTTCTGCGAGTGCAACGAGAGCGTTCGTCCCTACGGGATCCCCAAGCACCGTCACCTCTCCGAAATCGAACAGGAACTCACCCTCGCCGCCGGTGAGCCGGTCACCGTCCAGTTCACACCCCACCTAATTCCCGTGAATCGGGGCATTCTCACGACGTTGTACCTGGCGCCCACCCGCCATTTCACCGGCGCTGACGAGGCGGCGGCCCTGGGTAAGGAAATCGGCGATTGCTACCGGACGGCGTACGGACAGGAACCCTTCGTCCGACTGCTCGAGGGGCGCGCCCTGCCGGACACCAAGAACGTGGCCGGCACCAACGTACTCGAAATCGCCTGGCGGCTGGATCCCCGCACCGGACGCCTCCTCGTCCTCAGCGCCGAAGACAACATCATCAAGGGCGCCAGTGGCCAGGCGGTCCAAAGCATGAACCTCCGCTTCGGGTTCCCCGAAACCGCCGGCCTCGTGTAG
- the arsB gene encoding ACR3 family arsenite efflux transporter has product MSNDTRSMGLFERHLSLWVGLCIVAGILLGKVAPGLAQTLDAMAIVVNGAPVVSIPIAICLFFMMYPIMVKIDFGEVVKAGRNPRPVLLTLVVNWGIKPFTMLGIATLFLGHLFRDFLPGTEVLKDGSEVALYRSYISGAILLGIAPCTAMVLVWGYLAKGNQGHTLVMVAVNSLTMLFLYGVLGGWLLGVNQMPVPWQALLLSVGIYVALPLVAGYCSRAWIIQTKGPEWFATRFLHVLTPVSIVALLATLVLLFSFKGQTILANPLTILWIAIPLAVQTLLIFAVTYWAAHRLRFTYEDAAPSAMIGASNHFEVAIATAVMLFGLNSGAALATVVGVLIEVPLMLFLVRICGRTRGWFRPEAPPA; this is encoded by the coding sequence ATGAGCAACGACACCAGATCCATGGGCCTTTTTGAACGGCACCTCTCGCTGTGGGTGGGATTGTGCATCGTCGCGGGCATCCTCTTGGGCAAAGTGGCGCCCGGGCTGGCGCAAACACTGGACGCCATGGCCATCGTGGTGAACGGGGCGCCGGTCGTTTCCATTCCGATCGCCATCTGCCTGTTCTTCATGATGTACCCGATCATGGTGAAGATTGATTTTGGAGAGGTGGTGAAGGCCGGACGCAACCCGAGGCCGGTCCTGCTCACGCTGGTTGTGAACTGGGGAATCAAGCCGTTCACGATGCTCGGCATCGCCACGTTGTTTCTCGGGCATTTGTTCCGCGATTTTCTGCCTGGCACGGAAGTGCTGAAGGACGGGTCCGAGGTGGCGTTGTACCGCTCGTACATTTCGGGCGCCATCCTGCTGGGCATTGCCCCGTGCACGGCCATGGTGCTCGTCTGGGGATACTTGGCGAAGGGCAACCAGGGCCACACTCTGGTCATGGTGGCGGTGAATTCGCTGACCATGTTGTTCCTCTACGGCGTGCTGGGGGGGTGGTTGCTCGGCGTGAATCAGATGCCCGTCCCCTGGCAGGCGCTGCTGTTGTCGGTGGGCATTTACGTCGCCCTGCCGCTGGTCGCCGGATATTGCTCCCGGGCGTGGATCATCCAGACGAAGGGGCCTGAGTGGTTCGCCACGCGGTTTCTGCACGTTCTGACGCCCGTGTCCATCGTGGCCCTGCTGGCGACGCTGGTGTTGTTGTTCAGCTTCAAGGGCCAGACGATCCTGGCCAACCCGCTGACCATCCTCTGGATCGCCATCCCGCTGGCCGTCCAGACGCTGCTGATCTTTGCGGTGACCTATTGGGCCGCCCACCGGCTTCGGTTCACCTACGAGGACGCCGCACCCTCCGCCATGATCGGCGCCTCCAATCACTTCGAGGTCGCCATCGCGACGGCGGTGATGCTCTTCGGGCTGAACTCCGGGGCGGCACTGGCCACCGTGGTGGGTGTCCTGATCGAAGTGCCCCTCATGTTGTTCCTGGTCCGGATTTGCGGGCGGACGCGCGGCTGGTTTCGCCCGGAGGCGCCACCTGCCTGA
- a CDS encoding DUF4870 domain-containing protein produces the protein MSDDSSNPPIPPSAPDPGPGTAIGSGSVPTSGPEPLPPSPAPDNARTWEVACHLAAFSGYLTGVGWILGPLIVWLLKRSELPGVDAHGKEALNFQLSVLLWALVIFAGSLLTCGMTLPLLLVIGVGQIVLMIIGAIQAGSGKLYRYPLTIRFIT, from the coding sequence ATGAGCGACGATTCCTCCAATCCTCCCATCCCTCCATCGGCTCCCGATCCCGGCCCCGGGACGGCAATCGGGAGCGGATCGGTTCCGACGTCGGGACCCGAACCGCTTCCCCCGTCACCCGCGCCAGACAACGCCAGGACCTGGGAGGTGGCCTGTCACCTGGCGGCATTTTCCGGATACCTCACCGGTGTGGGCTGGATTCTCGGCCCGCTGATTGTCTGGTTGCTCAAGCGATCAGAACTCCCGGGAGTGGATGCGCACGGCAAGGAGGCCCTGAACTTCCAGTTGTCGGTCCTGCTGTGGGCACTCGTCATTTTTGCTGGCTCGTTGCTGACGTGCGGCATGACCCTGCCGCTGCTGCTGGTGATTGGTGTGGGTCAGATCGTCCTGATGATCATCGGCGCGATCCAGGCGGGCAGCGGGAAACTGTACCGCTACCCGCTCACGATCCGCTTCATCACCTGA